The following proteins come from a genomic window of Pseudomonas putida:
- the sstT gene encoding serine/threonine transporter SstT: protein MSPLLRVLNRTSLVTQIVIGLIAGIALALLAPAIALDLGFLGKVFVSALKAVAPVLVFILVMASIANHRHGQETHIRPILWLYLLGTFSAAVVAVVASMLFPSQLALSAGDVTLSAPGGIGEVLQNLVLSAVDNPINALLNANFIGVLTWAIGLGVALRHAGETTRTVVEDLSNGVTLIVRVVIRFAPLGIFGLVSSTLAQSGLDALLGYLHLLAVLIGCMLFVALVMNPLIVFWKIRRNPYPLTLLCLRESGITAFFTRSSAANIPVNLALSERLGLHEDTYSVSIPLGATINMAGAAITITVLTLAAVHTLGIPVDLPTAVLLSMVAAVCACGASGVAGGSLLLIPLACSLFGIPSEIAMQVVAVGFIIGVLQDSAETALNSSTDVLFTAAACQAQERRSA from the coding sequence ATGTCCCCCCTCCTCCGCGTCCTCAACCGCACCAGCCTGGTGACCCAGATCGTCATCGGCCTGATCGCCGGTATTGCCCTGGCCTTGCTTGCGCCAGCCATCGCCCTCGACCTGGGCTTTCTCGGCAAGGTGTTCGTCAGCGCCCTGAAAGCAGTCGCGCCGGTGCTGGTGTTCATTCTGGTCATGGCTTCGATCGCCAACCATCGCCATGGCCAGGAAACCCACATCCGCCCGATTCTCTGGCTGTACCTGCTGGGCACCTTCTCCGCTGCAGTGGTGGCCGTTGTCGCCAGCATGCTGTTCCCTTCGCAGCTTGCCCTGAGCGCCGGCGATGTCACCCTGAGCGCGCCTGGCGGTATCGGTGAAGTGCTGCAAAACCTGGTGCTGAGCGCCGTCGACAACCCGATAAACGCCCTGCTCAACGCCAATTTCATTGGTGTGCTGACCTGGGCCATCGGTTTGGGCGTGGCCCTGCGCCATGCCGGCGAAACCACCCGCACCGTGGTCGAGGACCTGTCCAACGGTGTAACCCTGATAGTACGGGTGGTCATCCGCTTCGCCCCGTTGGGCATTTTCGGCCTGGTCAGCTCGACACTCGCCCAGTCAGGCCTCGATGCCCTGCTTGGCTACCTGCACCTGCTGGCAGTGCTGATCGGCTGCATGCTGTTCGTGGCGCTGGTGATGAACCCGCTGATCGTGTTCTGGAAGATCCGCCGCAACCCTTACCCACTGACGCTGCTGTGCCTGCGCGAGAGCGGTATCACGGCCTTCTTCACCCGCAGTTCGGCGGCCAACATTCCGGTCAACCTGGCACTGTCCGAGCGCCTGGGCCTGCATGAGGACACCTACTCGGTGTCGATCCCGCTGGGTGCGACCATCAACATGGCTGGCGCGGCCATCACTATCACCGTGCTGACCCTGGCAGCGGTGCATACGCTGGGCATCCCGGTCGACCTGCCTACCGCGGTGCTGCTGAGCATGGTGGCGGCGGTCTGCGCCTGTGGTGCGTCAGGCGTGGCTGGCGGTTCGCTGCTGCTGATCCCGCTGGCGTGCAGCCTGTTCGGCATTCCCAGCGAAATCGCCATGCAGGTGGTGGCTGTGGGCTTCATCATTGGCGTGCTGCAGGATTCGGCAGAGACTGCGCTGAATTCTTCGACCGACGTGCTATTCACTGCGGCGGCCTGCCAGGCGCAAGAGCGCCGTAGTGCTTGA
- a CDS encoding YceH family protein, giving the protein MSENQTADEGRFSSTEIRILGALIEKQATSPESYPLTLNALVLACNQKTSREPVMNLTQGQVGQALRALESQDMTRLQMGSRADRWEQRVDKALELVPAQLILMGLMFLRGPQTLNELLTRSNRLHDFDDTEQIQHQLERLISRGLALHLPRQAGQREDRYTHALGDPAEIEQILAARQQEGGARSSGGNVSEERIEALEARIAALEARLAELEG; this is encoded by the coding sequence ATGTCAGAAAATCAAACCGCAGACGAAGGCCGCTTCAGCAGTACCGAGATCCGCATTCTTGGCGCGCTGATCGAAAAACAGGCCACCAGCCCTGAAAGCTACCCACTGACTCTCAATGCCCTGGTGCTGGCCTGCAACCAGAAGACCAGCCGTGAGCCTGTCATGAACCTGACCCAGGGCCAGGTTGGCCAGGCGCTGCGTGCCCTGGAAAGCCAGGACATGACCCGGCTGCAGATGGGCAGCCGCGCTGACCGTTGGGAGCAACGGGTGGACAAGGCACTGGAGCTGGTACCGGCCCAGCTGATACTGATGGGCCTGATGTTCCTGCGTGGGCCGCAAACCCTCAACGAGCTGCTGACCCGTAGCAACCGCTTGCACGACTTCGATGACACCGAACAGATCCAGCACCAGCTGGAGCGCCTGATCTCCCGCGGCCTGGCACTGCACCTGCCACGCCAGGCTGGCCAGCGCGAAGACCGCTATACCCATGCACTGGGTGACCCGGCAGAAATCGAGCAGATTCTTGCCGCTCGCCAGCAGGAAGGTGGGGCGCGCAGCAGTGGCGGCAATGTGTCGGAAGAAAGGATCGAAGCCTTGGAAGCAAGGATTGCCGCGCTGGAGGCGCGCCTGGCCGAACTTGAAGGCTAA
- the ahpF gene encoding alkyl hydroperoxide reductase subunit F, translated as MLDATLKSQLKTYLERVTQPIEIVASLDDGAKSRELHDLLVEIASLSNLITLSADGTDARRPSFSLNRPGADISLRFAGIPMGHEFTSLVLALLQVGGHPSKASAEVIEQIQALEGEFTFETYFSLSCQNCPDVVQALNLMAVLNPNVRHVAIDGALFQDEVESRKIMAVPSIYLNGEVFGQGRMGLEEILGKIDTNAGTRQAEKINAKDAFDVLVVGGGPAGAAAAIYAARKGIRTGVAAERFGGQVLDTMAIENFISVQETEGPKLATALEEHVKQYDVDIMNLQRGEALIPATDGGLHEVRLAGGASLKAKTVILATGARWREMNVPGEQEYRARGVAYCPHCDGPLFKGKRVAVIGGGNSGVEAAIDLAGIVAQVTLIEFDSQLRADAVLQRKLHSLPNVKVITSALTTEVVGNGEKVTGLRYKDRTTDEQHDLALEGIFVQIGLLPNTDWLKGTVELSPRGEIIVDARGATSIPGVFAAGDVTTVPYKQIVIAVGEGAKASLAAFDHLIRTSAPA; from the coding sequence ATGTTGGACGCCACGCTTAAATCGCAACTGAAAACCTACCTGGAGCGGGTCACCCAGCCGATCGAGATCGTTGCTTCCCTCGACGACGGCGCGAAGTCCCGCGAATTGCACGACCTGCTGGTGGAAATTGCCAGCCTGTCGAACCTCATTACCTTGAGCGCGGACGGCACCGACGCCCGTCGGCCTTCGTTCTCGCTCAACCGCCCGGGCGCTGACATCAGCCTGCGTTTTGCCGGCATCCCCATGGGCCACGAATTCACCTCCCTGGTGCTGGCGCTGCTGCAAGTTGGCGGCCACCCCTCCAAGGCCAGTGCCGAAGTGATCGAGCAGATCCAGGCCTTGGAAGGCGAGTTCACCTTCGAGACCTACTTCTCGCTGTCGTGCCAGAACTGCCCGGACGTGGTCCAGGCGCTGAACCTGATGGCGGTGCTCAACCCGAACGTACGCCACGTGGCCATCGACGGTGCGCTGTTCCAGGATGAAGTCGAGTCGCGCAAGATCATGGCAGTGCCCAGCATCTACCTGAACGGCGAAGTGTTCGGCCAGGGGCGCATGGGCCTGGAAGAAATCCTCGGCAAGATCGACACCAACGCCGGCACCCGCCAGGCCGAAAAGATCAACGCCAAGGACGCCTTTGATGTGCTGGTGGTCGGCGGTGGCCCCGCCGGTGCCGCGGCCGCCATCTACGCAGCACGCAAAGGCATCCGTACCGGTGTCGCTGCCGAGCGCTTCGGCGGCCAGGTGCTCGATACCATGGCCATCGAGAACTTCATCTCGGTGCAGGAAACCGAGGGGCCGAAACTGGCAACTGCACTGGAAGAGCACGTCAAGCAGTACGACGTCGACATCATGAACCTGCAGCGCGGTGAAGCACTGATTCCTGCCACCGACGGCGGCCTGCACGAAGTACGCCTTGCCGGCGGTGCCTCGCTCAAAGCCAAGACTGTGATCCTCGCCACCGGCGCCCGCTGGCGCGAAATGAACGTGCCGGGTGAGCAGGAATACCGCGCCCGTGGCGTGGCTTACTGCCCGCACTGCGACGGCCCGTTGTTCAAGGGCAAGCGTGTGGCGGTGATCGGCGGCGGCAACTCCGGCGTGGAAGCAGCCATTGACCTGGCAGGCATCGTCGCCCAGGTGACGTTGATCGAATTCGACAGCCAGCTGCGTGCCGATGCCGTGCTGCAGCGCAAGTTGCACAGCCTGCCGAACGTCAAGGTGATCACCAGCGCGCTGACCACCGAAGTGGTGGGCAATGGCGAGAAGGTAACCGGCCTGCGCTACAAGGACCGTACCACCGACGAGCAGCATGACCTGGCGCTGGAAGGTATCTTTGTGCAGATCGGCCTGTTGCCTAACACCGACTGGCTCAAGGGGACGGTCGAGCTGTCGCCGCGCGGTGAGATCATCGTCGATGCCAGAGGTGCGACCAGCATCCCGGGCGTGTTCGCAGCCGGCGATGTGACCACCGTGCCGTACAAACAGATCGTCATTGCGGTGGGCGAGGGTGCCAAGGCATCGCTGGCGGCCTTCGATCACCTGATCCGTACCTCGGCGCCGGCGTAA